The Homo sapiens chromosome 10, GRCh38.p14 Primary Assembly sequence atataaatgaaaaatgtgcAAGAATCAtattattgtattctttttcataAAGAGGGCCCCTCTAAATTGTTTAAGCCCCAATTCACCCCTGCCCAAAGGAGATAGCAATGGCATGTGTGGGGCCGTAGTCTTGAGACCCAGAGGTCCTGCTGCCCACGATACCCACTGTCCACCCTAGGGGGACTGGCCGTAGCCCTGGAGCCCGCAAACACCATGCAGGAATGCAAGAGGGTCTCAGCTCCCGAGTCCCAGGCTGGGAGGGCCCACAGTCCAGTAAACTAATCAGGCCCCAACACACCCAGGAGAGCAGCTCCAGGAGCCTGCATTGAAGAGAGAGCCTCAGACCCCTGCCACAGGCCTGCACCCCAGAAGTAGGAGGATGGGAAGACCTCTCCTTGGCTCCTGGCCAGCGGAAGTCACATTCCCCAGCCCTCTGGCTCCAAGGCAGCCTCACGTCCCAGTCACTCCTTGGCCCACCCTACCGGTTGGTCAGAGCTCACTGCCAAAGGGCACCTCAATGATGAGTGGAGGGAACAGGTGTTTACCAGGAGCTTGCATGCTTTGTCTCAGGGACGATTAGTGACACAGCCAGGAAGGCAcgctatccccattttacagatgaggaaacggaggctcagGTTGGGCTGGTGACTAAGGGAAGCAGCATGTGGCAGGTGGCTTGAGGCATGTCTGTCCATCATGAGTAACTAGGGAGCAGCCCTGCCACTCCTCATGTGATGCACCAGGAGCCAGGGAAGCTGCTTTCTAGGGGATTCTAGCTAAGGCCAGAAGCATCTCCCTGAGTGGTGGTGGAGGCCTCTGTCTACTCCTCCAGGACTGCCAGGGGATAGGAGGGCACTGCTGGCCTCACAGACACTCTTGGGTGAGTGAGCATCAGCTGAGCAAAGCCAGGTGACTACACTTCTGCCCAGTGCTGTGCCCCCCTCTGACTCAGGCAAGGCACCACCCTGAACGCCCCACCCTGTCCCATAGAGGCCACAAACTGCTCTGCAGAGCCAGGGTCTCCAGGAATGGGGAGGGCAGTCACCCTCACTCCACTTGTGTTCATGACCCAAAGGACTGCCCAGGTCTCCAGGCCCATAGAACCCCTAAACCTCTTACTAGGCCACACTGGGGACCTTGAGCAGCAGGCTTGGAATCCTAGGCCTTGTCTCCAGGTACATATCAGTACCCAGGCTTGGGAAGTTTTGGTCTCGGGGGGCTGGCACTCAGGCCCTCTGCCTCAAGGAAGAGGCATGTCCAGATCTCTCCTGTCcagccctgctccctgcccctATCCTTCACGGGGTCCCTAGGACAGGGTTACAGAAGCCTCAGGCTGTCAGGGGATGCTGCCACCCCAGTGCCAGGGTGGCTCCGCCCAGCCCCTTCCTGCTGCCGCCCTCGCTGACTCACCTGTCCAGCCTCCTACTGGGCTGGGGCAAGGGCTTGTTGCCCCAGAGCCTAGACAGGCACCAGAGGCAGCTATAAAAGCATGTTGGGCCAGTCCTCAGCATCCTAGTTCACCACTGTCTGCTGCCACACGATGCTGGGAGGCCTGGGGAAGCTGGCTGCCGAAGGCCTGGCCCACCGCACCGAGAAGGCCACCGAGGGAGCCAGTGAGGACCTGGGGCTCCTTTCTACCTGGGCTGGGGGGATCTGGGGCAGACTGGGTCTGTGGGAGGCGGATCTAAGTAGGCAGGTGAGGACCTGGGAGGAGGCCTTGGCCCCTCAGGAACCCTGGTCCCCTGCTCTACCAAGTCAGCACGGAGTTGAGGGGTGCAGACCTGGGGAGGTctcctgggggcagggcatgAGTCCTGGTGCTGGGTGAACACTGGCAGCTTGGACCCTTCCCTCTGGAAATCTGGGGAGCCTTTCTTGTCAAAACAGCCTATTCTGAATAACCTATGCAGGAAAAGGaagatggatttttatttttaccataacTTTAAAGCTTCAAAGATTTCTAAACAAGTCACCAAGTCTGTTCAAAGTCAAAAAGGGCATTTTCAATTTCATCCAAGTCCCCTgaagcatgtttatttttatttttatttgtatttgaaatggagtcttgctctggcacccaggctggagtgtagtggtgcgatctcggctcactgtaacctctgcctcctgggttcaaagtgattctcatgccttagcctcctgagtgtctgggattacaggcacccaccaccatgcccaactaatttttatatttttagcagagacagggtttcgccatgttggccaggctggtctcaaactcctgacctcaagtgatccattcctcttggcctcccaaagtgctgggattgcaggcgtgaaccaccgcacctggtcccGAAGTGTATGTTGTATTCAGAGGTCAGCAGCTATGTGTGGGGAGGCCCAGCCAGGAGCCACTCATGGGTCATCGTGTGAAAAACAGTCTTGCCTGAGTTTGTGTCCTCTTTCTAAATGGCAGCAGACGCGTATTTTGTTTTTGACTCTGCAGCTGGTGTGGACCACCTGCTTTAACCTTTCACTAGCCTCTGAGTTTTGTATGATTcctgttgggagaaaagctgagtgttgggagagaagctgaggcagggcttgctaGATtggctggctccttgcttctagcactccCATTTTCTCAAGTAGCCGTATGTTTCTCATTCACTTGATACACCGTTTCCTTTCAACcgccacatcctcaccacctgtttctttgttagATCACCAATAAATAGCATGGGTTCCCAGAACTCCGGGCCTTCGCAGCCTCCACACTCGCGATGGCGCCCCGctcccattttctctctcaaactgtctctttctcattcctttgactcctcTGGACTTGCCGCCCCCgcgacctggtgttgggtctcaTCACCCCAACAGATTCCCATTCTAAAGATGAGGGAACCAAGAGGTGGAAGGTAGAGTTAGAATAAGAACCATTTCTTCTGACTCTGAAATCCTTCAGTTCTAGCATGCTACCACCTACACTTTAAAAAACTCTGAAGTAGGCAGAGAATTCCCTTTTGTTGGAGGAATTGCTTTGAGAGACCTGGTTTTACTGGATGAGGCTTTGGAAACCAACCTGAGGCAGGCGCTAGCACATCCTGAGAGGGGTGTGACCTGGCACAGAGGCCCAGCCTGGGCTTCATGTCTCAGCTGGCAAGATGGCCTGCTCATTGCCATTCCAGGCCGGGCAGGGCCAAGGGGCTTCAGGGACCCATGCCCTCATGGGGCTCACTGAGCTCGTCTCCCGGCAGCCAAGGCCCTGGCGTCTCCGAAGGAAGCCAGCTGTGGGGGAAGGTCCTTCTCATGAGCCAGTCTGTCCTGGCTGGGGGTGGCATCCCAGAGCCCCATCTAGGATGTCCAGGGATGTATAGGTCCATTGTGAGGATAAGCCAGCACTGAGCCCTCACCCTGGACTGGGAGGGCAGTGGGCCTGCTCTGAGCCCTCACCCTGGACTGGGAGGGCAGCGGCTCTGCTCTGAGCCCTCACCCTGGACTTGTCTCCTCTGTTCAGTTCATGCCGTGGAAGAAGTGGTGAAGGAGGTGGTGGGACACGCCAAGGAGACTGGAGAGAAAGGTACAGCTGGCTGAGGTcgggcagggaaggagggagggagcaagggaAGCTAGGTGCTGGGCCAACCTGTTCTTTGACTAACCAGGTCAAACTCTGCCCCCAATGTTGCAGCCTTTCAGAGCCTCTTGGCTGGGGCAGTTATCTATGCTCATCAGAGGCCACAGACTGTACTGCGTTAGGGCACTGTCTAGATGGTTCTGTCTGTGGAATAAGAAGACAAAGTCACACAAGACTATGTGACAGCACACTGGGACAAAACATTTAAcatggcagggcgcggtggctcacgcctgtaatcccagccctttgggaggctgaggagggtggatcacgaggtcaggagattgagaccatcctggctaacacggtgaaatcccatctctactaaaaatacataaaaattagccgggcatggtggtgggtgcctatagtcccagctacttgggaggctgaggcaggagaatggtgtgtacctgggaggcagagcttgcagtgagcctagatcatgccactgcactccagcctgggctacagagtgagactcggtctcaaaaaaaaaaaaagaaaaaaaaaattgctgggtgtggtggctcacgcctgtgatcccagcactttgggagcctgaggtgggcggatcacgaggtcaggagatccagaccacggtgaaaccccatctctactaaaaatacaaaaaattagctgggcacggtggcgggtgcctgtagtcctagctactcgggaggctgaggcaggagaatggcgtgaacccggaaggcggagcttgcagtgagccgagatcgtgccactgcactccagcctgggcgacagtgtgatactccgtctcaaaaaaaaaaaaaaatttaacatgtaAAATTCTATGTTAAATGTTAAATTGATGTGTGTGAGCTATGAGTAGAACTATGTACAAAGCATATGtatatctcattccttttcaacAAAATAGATTCCAGGTAGATGAAGGActtaaatttacataaatgaatttattaactTACTAGGAGATAACCatcttagctcaggctgctattATAAAATaccataggccaggtgcagtggctcacgcctgtaatcctagcccttcgggaggccaaggtgggtgggccacctgaggtcaggagttcaagaccagcctgaccaatatggtgaaaccccgttgctactaaaaatacgaaaaccagctgggcgtggtggcacatgcctgtaatcccagctacttaggagtctgaggcaggatactcccttgaacctgggaggcggaggttgcagtgagctgagattgcaccactgcaccccagccttggtgacagagcaagactctgtctcaaaaacaaaaacaaaccataaaCTGGGCgacttagaaacaacagaaatttctcacactcctggaggatgggaagtccaagatcaaggaaggcactggcagatttggcatctggtgagggagTCTTTCTGGTTCGTGGATGGGCCCagctctgtcctcacatggtggaaggagctAGCTCTCTGTGGTCTCTTTTATGTGGGTGCTAATttcaacctcccaaaggccccacctcttaatatcatTACATTAAGACTGAGGATTTCAACGTATGAGTTTTGAGGGGGAAGACATCATAAACATTTAGACATAGTAATAACATAAAAGACTTTGGCCTAATCTTGGAGAGGGGAGAATCTTTAGAACCATGACAAAAAAATCAGCGccataaaggaaatattaagtaaatttgACAATCCAAAACTGAAATTTTctatagccaaaaaaaaaaaaactataaaccaagccaaaagaaaaattacacactgatgaaaaatatttgtcataAAAATGATAATCCAATATAACAACCCAatataaaaatggtcaaaagacaTAAGCAGGCATTTTCCAGAAAAAAGGATAAGCAGGCAATGTACCCATGAGTAGATGCTCAGTCTCACTCACAGTTGAAGAAATGCAAGTTGTTGGGGAAATTAAAACCAAATTCAAATTCATTCTGCAGTAATCCTGCTGCCCTTGGTCCCATCGGGCCACTCCAGAGACTAATCCATTAAGATGGCCACATCCCACAGGCCACTCAAGGGGACACAAGTtcagcgggtggatcactaggacattcttcctctttctttccaacAGCCATTGCTGAAGCCATAAAGAAAGCCCAAGAGTCAGGGGacaaaaagatgaaggaaatcACTGAGACAGTGACCAACACAGTCACAAATGCCATCACCCATGCAGCAGAGAGTCTGGACAAACTTGGACAGTGAGTGCACCTGCTACCACGGCCCTTCCCCAGTCTCAATAAAAAGCCATGACATGTGTACATTGAGCGCTGGATTTATACCCATTTGGATGGAAACACTAGGCAAAGTATTTTCTTGTTGATataacatattttacatatttatggagtacatttaagtatttattacatGCACAGAATAGTGATCAATCAGGGTGTTTGGGGTGTCTATCACCTTGAATATTTGGTATTACTATGTGTTGGGTACATTTCAAGTCCCTTCTTCTagctactttgtttttttgtttttgtttttgtttttgttttgagacagagtcttgctctgtcgcccaggctggagggcaatggtgtgatctcggctcactgcaacctctgcctcccaggttcaagcaattctcctgcctcagcctcccgagtagcttggactacaagcgcaggccaccacgtccggctaatttttattatttttatttttttatttttttaatttttagtagagatggggtttcaccatgttagccaggctggtctcgaactcctgacctcaggtgatctgcctgcctgggcctcccaaaatgcccagggattataggcatgagataCTGTACCTAgccttctagctactttgaaatatacaatacattgctgctaactatagtcaccctaggTGAAGTATTTTTCAACAGAAACACTTTGCATGTCCCCCGTGTCTCCTCTGTTGAGGTGGACACTGGCACTGGGGCCCCTGCTGCTGGCTGGATAGGTCCTCATGATGAATCAGATGCTTCTCTGTCATGCTAAGTAAGATCTTTCATGTCAGGAAGGGGCTCTTCTGGAAGAATAGTTAGTGTCTGTGCTACATTTCCTAAAAAACTGTTTCCCCGGAAACTATATGTAACTTTCAGGTGCCTCAGTGCTTCAAGACATGCTAAGGGAGGACCCTCATTTGTCTTGCATGTTTTTGGGATTTTTCTTGAGATGTTTTTGCAGGACTCAGGGCAGATAACAGACCAGCTTGATGAAGAATTTAGCAAGGAAGGCCCCCACTGAGCTGCTTCCTGTTCTCGCAGAGATCAGATAAGCATTTCTGCTGGAGAGTTACAGAATCTGGTCAAGGAGAGACTGAGTCACTGCTCAGTCATCCTAGAAGctgctgttgatttttttttttttaagacggagtttcactctgttgcccaggcagaagtgcagtggcacggtcttggctcactgcaacctctgcctactgggttcaaacaattctcctgcctcagcctccccagtagctgggactacaggtgcccgccaccactcctggctaattttttgtatttttagtagagacggggtttcaccatgttagccaggatggtctcgatctcctgacctcatgatccacctgtcttggcttcccaaagtgctgggattacaggcgtgagcaaccgtgcccagcccagaatatTTAGCGACTGATGTCAGGCCTAAGTGTTGATAGTGGGTATTAGTGGGCAAGATGCCtggccttctctctttcttctcatgAGCAAGTCAGTATCATAGAGGTTAAACATATCTTTAAGTAGCATTtaacttaacatttttttaattaaaaaaaagagaagtaatttgtaaaaatattgcATCCCCTATTTCTCTTGCTGGAAGCTATTTGTTCTTagcagaaatgagaagaaaaggtgttttgcttaaaaaataagtGAGCTGCTCACCCTTTTTCTGGATCTCATCTAGAAGTGGCCTCACAGTTTGTGAACAGCCCAGGAATAGCCAATGTCTTAGCTTTGGAATGTTTGCCACTTTCCAGCTACAGTGGACCTTGTATCCTGGTTTGGTTCCTGATGACTTTCAAATTCTCCTGATCCAAACGCAAGCTCAGAGGCATCAGCACATTGTTGGTGGCAGTACAGACTGAAACACCCTTTTTGGATGGCGGTTCCTCTCACAGGACTTTATTCGCCAGgtgtgcacaggcacacacaggtgCCCAAAGGATAAACACACAGATCTACTGTAGCATATTTGTATTACTGAGAGATTAGAAACATCCTAAAATGTTAACCAAATCACTTGGATGAAAAGTTTTGCTCTGCTTATTAGGTTTGGCATACAATATGGAGGTGACATCTATTACTTCCAGTGTATTATAGAGTTTAGCTTGAAAAATGAGACCTGTACCTAGATGGGCACCAAAAGGGACTGGTTAACAAATATTGCATATACAGGGGTATGGGGCGGCTCCAGGGCCAGGGATGGGACGGCCGCAGTTGCGGCAGCTCCAGGACGAGCAAGTGGATCCCGGGAAGCGCTGTGAGCTCCCGAGCCAGCCGGGAGGACGCTTACTACAGCTGCTCAGAAGCACCGCTGGAAGCTCAGATGTGAGCGCCCCAGCCAGAAGCCTAGAGGGGTACAGGGAAGCTACCGAGAAGCCCCTCCTGATGCCCCAGGGAGCAAGCCAACTCCTTCCAGGCTCCAGGAACACCACAAAGCAATATGAAACCTGTTCATGAGAGGAGTCAGGAATGCCTTCCACCAAAGAAACGAGACCTCCCCACAACCAGCTGCTCCACTAACCACATACCCTCCAGTGATGCCTCTGAATGGTTCCCAGGGGttgtggtggccgggcagagccAGGCAGGAGCCAGAGTCAGCCTGGGGGTGATGGAGCTGTGGCCATCACCGGTCTGACAGTGGACCAGTATGGCATGCTGTATAAGGGGGCTGTGCCACCTGCCACCTTCTCACCAACTGGACTCCCATCTGTGTGAATATGAGCCCCTTGCCCCTGGAAAAAAATATTGCACGTACAGTTGATTAAATGGAATGCTCCATGGCTACTAGGAAGGATGAAaatgggttgggcatggtggctcacgcctgtaatcccagcactttggtaggccgaggtaggcagataacctgaggtcgggagtttgagaccagcctgaccaacatggagaaaccccatgtcttctaaaaatacaaaattagccgagcgtggtggctcatgcctgtaatcccagctactcaggaggctgaggcaggagagtcacttgaacctgggaggcggatgttgcagtgagccgggatcgtgacataacactctagcctgggcaacaagtgcaaaactccatctcaaaaaaaaaagaatgatgaaaatgtcTGGGCatagtgcctcacacctgtaatcccagcactttgggaactgagatgggaggattgcttgagtccaggagttcaaaaacataatgagacttgtttctccaaaaaaaaaaaaaaaaagttattttattatttatttatttttgagtcagggtcttgctctgtcacccaggctggatttcagtggcatgatttcgactcactgcaccctccacctcttgggcccaagtgattctcctgcctcagcctctcgagtaactgggattacaggcacctgccaccatgcccagctaatttttgtatttttagtagagacggagttttaccatgttggccaggatggtctcaaactcctgaccccaagtgatctgcctgccttggccttccaaagtgctgtgattacaggcatgagcaccaggccaaaaaaaaatttttttttaaacttagctgGGTTAgtcaggaggccaagatgggaggatcccttgaaccgaggagcttgaggctgcagtgacctgtcaTTAGGCCACTGTACTcccgtctgggcaacagagtgagatgctgtctcaggaaaaaaatattttaaaaaagaatgatgaaaatgtaATATGTCATTAGGGAACATGTCCTAATAAtgtaataacatatatatgtagaataagttcatttttataaagcaagtatataattgtataagagtacaaaaaaatggccaggcatagtggctcgtgcttttaatcccagcatttttggaggccaaggtgggcggatcaccagaggtcaggagttcgagaccaacttggtcAACTTAGTGAAACttcgtctccactgaaaatacaaaaatattagctgggtgggcatggtggcaggtgcctgtaattccagctacttgggaggctgaggtgggagaattgtttgaacccgggaggcagaggatacagtgagccaagttcgtgccactggacgttagcctgggtgacagaaaaaaaaaaaagaagacaaaaaaaaaaaagaataaacctggTATCATATATGTAGCACACATATTAGCAGTGATCATCTTTGTGATTCTATGGGAATATGGGAAATCCTCATTTTCTACATTACATATTTACATGATGCTTGAATTGAAGAGAAAACCAATAcggatattttttaaattgtggttgtGGAGGGCAATACTAACTTATTCAAGATTATTCCTAGTAAAGGGCTACTCAAAATTTACTGGTTTGAAAACTTTGTTGTCACATGATAATTGAGAGCATTTGGGAACTCTTACAGCAAGTTGATATTGCCCAGACTTCCAGAAGTGTCATCAGTAGATGGTTCTTGTTGAATAGGGTATAGACCGCCTTGGGTTACTGAGCTTGCATGGCTAGTTGCATGTAAACTAGTCACATGCAGTAAAACCACATACCacaccaggcgcagtggctcaaacctgtaatcccagcactttaggaggtggaagcaggtggatcacctgaggtcagaagttcaaaaccagcctggccaacatggtgaaaacccttttctactaaaaatacaaaagttagccaggtgtggtggcacatgtctgtaattctggctatttgggaggctgaggtgagagaattgcttgaacctgggaggcagaggtttcagtgagccgagattgtgccactgcactccaggctgagtgacagagagtgtctccatctcaaaaaaaaaaaaaaaacaaaaaaaaacaaaaacaaaaaaaaggatgcCAAATCAAACATAACATTTCAGAAATCTATCATAggatagccaggcacggtggctcatgcctgtaatcccagcactttg is a genomic window containing:
- the FAM25A gene encoding protein FAM25A, which gives rise to MLGGLGKLAAEGLAHRTEKATEGAIHAVEEVVKEVVGHAKETGEKAIAEAIKKAQESGDKKMKEITETVTNTVTNAITHAAESLDKLGQ